GGAGGCCATGGAGGCGGGGTACTCGATGAGGAAGGTGGGCCGCTCGTGCCCCAGCCCGCGCTCCACCTTCTGCAGGAAGAGGTGGAAGAAGACGTCATCGAACTGGGTGGAATCCCCGGTGCGCACGCCCGCAGCCTCGGCGGCGCGCTTGAGCGAGGGCCCATCCGGGCAGGCGCGCAAGTCCACGCCGGTGGCACGCAGCACGGCGTCCCGCACGGTGATGCGCTCGTAGGGCAGCCGGGTGAAGAAGGCCGGGTCCGCCCCGGGCTCGCCGCCCGTCACCGAGCGTCCTGCCTCCGCCAGCGCCTGCTCCAGCTCCTCCATGATGGCGTGATAGTCCGCATGGGGCCGGTAGAACTCCAGCAGGGTGAACTCGGGGTTGTGCGTGGCCGACACCTCGCCGTTCCGGAACACCTTGCACAGCTGGAAGAGGGGCCCGGCTCCGTCCGCCAGCAGACGCTTCATCGCGTACTCGGGGCTGGAGTGCAGGTAGAGCACGCGCGGGCGGCCCACGTCCGTCTCCGGGACGAACGGCGTCTCGAAGACGTTGATGTGCGGCTCCATGCCCGGCGCGGGGACCATCAACGGAGTCTCCACCTCCAGGTAACCACGACCGGTGAAGAAGCGGCGGAGAGCGGCTTGGAGGGACTGGCGGCCCGCGGCCGCTCGCCATCGAACAGAATCAGGCATGGGCGCGCGGAAGTTACATGGGCGACCCAGGCTCCCCAAGCGGATACATTGCGCCCCTCATGTCTCCACGGGCCCTGCTCCTCGCCACCGCCGTCCTCAGCCTCACCGCCTGTCCCAAGGCGCTGCCCCCGCAGCCTCCGGCCGTGAACCCGGAGGCGCAGCGGCTCACCGCCGAGGTGAAGGAGCTGTCCGCCCAGTCCCAGGCGCTGCTGGAGACCCAGAACCGGCTCATCTGGGACTTGTGGACGGAGGGCAAGCCGGTGGACATCGCCGCCACCTACCGGGGCAAGGAAGCGCTCTTCTCCGTCGAGAATGTCCGGAAGATCGATCGGCTGCGGCAGCTCACCTCGGATGCGCGCGAGGTGCGGGCGCTCACGGCGCTCCAGTCGCACGTGGCGGGCGAGTACCTGGCGCGCGAGCTGGCCGAGGCCAATGACGCCATCGCCAACCTGGAGGCCTCGCTCACCTTCACGGTGGACGGCCGCGAGGTGCGCTACCGGGAGCTGGAGCGCCTGCTGGCCAACGAGAAGAGCGCGGTGAGGCGCAAGGCCCTGTACACCGCCGCAGTGCCAGCCATCGAGCGGCTGAGCCAGTCCCTGCGCCGCCGCGAGGAGCGCACCGTCGAGCTGGTGAAGGAGCTGGGCTATGCCTCGTACGAGGCCTTCGGCGCGGAGCTGCGGCAGGCGGACCTGTCGCGGCTGAGCGTGCTGGCGGAGGAGATCCTGCAGGCCACCCAGGAGCCATACCGCACGGTGATGGAGCGGCTGTCCCAGCGAGAGCTGAACATGCCCTTCGCCAACATCACCCGGGCGGACATTCCCCGGCTGTTCCGCGCGCGCGAGGTGGAGGATGCGTTTCCCAAGCAGGAGTCCATGCTCCGGGTGCACGCCTCGCTGCAGGGCCTGGGCATCGATCTGACGGAGATGCCCAACATCCTGATCGACGCGAGAGACGTGCCGCGCAAGAACCCGCGCCCGCTGACGCTGCCCATCGAGGTGCCGGGGGACGTGCGGCTGTCGGAGAAGCCCGCGTCCGGGGTGCTGCACCAGGGGCGGCTGATGCACGAGGTGGGGCACGCGCTGCACTACGGCTTCACGCGCGAGCAGCGCTTCGAGCTGGCGCGGCTGGGCAACCCCACGGTGGGCGAAGTGTACGCGGCGCTGATGGAGGATCTACTGGAGGATCCGGTGTGGCTGGAGGAGCACGCGGGGGTGAGCGGAGACCAGCGCGCGCAGTACCTGGCGGCCTCGAGCGCGCACAAGCTGTTCCTCATCCGCCGCGCGGCCGGGCGGCTGCTGTACCAGCTGGAGCTGCACCGCCGCGAGGGCGCGGACGCGAAGGAGCTCTACAAGGCCATCATGGAGCGCACGGACGCCATCCCGATGAAGCCGGAGGACGAGGCGCGCTACCAGGTGGACCAGGAGGACTTCTTCCAGTCGGCGGACAACTTCCGGGCGTGGTTCCTGGCCGGGCAGCTCCAGGGGCAGCTCAAGGCGCGCTTCGGCCCGG
The nucleotide sequence above comes from Hyalangium minutum. Encoded proteins:
- the epmA gene encoding EF-P lysine aminoacylase EpmA, yielding MPDSVRWRAAAGRQSLQAALRRFFTGRGYLEVETPLMVPAPGMEPHINVFETPFVPETDVGRPRVLYLHSSPEYAMKRLLADGAGPLFQLCKVFRNGEVSATHNPEFTLLEFYRPHADYHAIMEELEQALAEAGRSVTGGEPGADPAFFTRLPYERITVRDAVLRATGVDLRACPDGPSLKRAAEAAGVRTGDSTQFDDVFFHLFLQKVERGLGHERPTFLIEYPASMASLSRLKPGDPSVAERVELYVKGLELANGFSELTDAVEQRARLTEEQALRKSLGRPVYPLDERFLEAVGRMPPSAGIAVGLDRILMLLMGVPSIADVLLFPAHEFV
- a CDS encoding chromosome segregation protein SMC, with the translated sequence MSPRALLLATAVLSLTACPKALPPQPPAVNPEAQRLTAEVKELSAQSQALLETQNRLIWDLWTEGKPVDIAATYRGKEALFSVENVRKIDRLRQLTSDAREVRALTALQSHVAGEYLARELAEANDAIANLEASLTFTVDGREVRYRELERLLANEKSAVRRKALYTAAVPAIERLSQSLRRREERTVELVKELGYASYEAFGAELRQADLSRLSVLAEEILQATQEPYRTVMERLSQRELNMPFANITRADIPRLFRAREVEDAFPKQESMLRVHASLQGLGIDLTEMPNILIDARDVPRKNPRPLTLPIEVPGDVRLSEKPASGVLHQGRLMHEVGHALHYGFTREQRFELARLGNPTVGEVYAALMEDLLEDPVWLEEHAGVSGDQRAQYLAASSAHKLFLIRRAAGRLLYQLELHRREGADAKELYKAIMERTDAIPMKPEDEARYQVDQEDFFQSADNFRAWFLAGQLQGQLKARFGPAWWRSPEAGAFLKQLWSHGNALSAREVAQAIGEHGIEPDVLLLRLGTTLQVPIKLDAKPSEEPTPPTQEDSKSEPH